One genomic region from Prunus persica cultivar Lovell chromosome G3, Prunus_persica_NCBIv2, whole genome shotgun sequence encodes:
- the LOC18784315 gene encoding RHOMBOID-like protein 5: MYPPPPAPYYAPPPPAYYAPPLMPPPPKRYSPWLVPLIFLVNLGLFIWIMYENNCPSRISKDQCMLGQYLDRFSFQPWKDNRMVGPTPETLQRLGGLDRKLVVDGGEPWRLLSSMWLHAGLIHLFANMLSLDFVGLRLERDFGFYRFVFVYVLAGLGGNLASCLNIIKHDWSSKTISVGASGAIFGLLGASLSELITNWTVYDDKCSTIMILILNAALNLAIGFLLKMDNSGHVGGLVAGFFLGFVLFVKPQFGYVSSKYIPSYHQVKRTPRHNFCQYFLGLVALAVLVILYGVGFGKLFNIKEIKEHLPDSVKNY, from the exons atgtatcCACCACCACCCGCGCCATACTATGCTCCACCTCCACCAGCGTATTACGCGCCGCCACTAATGCCGCCACCACCAAAGCGGTACTCTCCGTGGCTGGTGCCGCTTATCTTTTTGGTGAATCTCGGGTTGTTCATATGGATCATGTATGAGAATAATTGCCCGTCTAGAATTTCAAAGGATCAATGCATGTTAGGCCAGTATTTGGATAGGTTCTCTTTCCAACCCTGGAAAGATAACCGCATGGTTGGTCCTACCCCTGAAAC ACTTCAAAGACTAGGAGGCCTTGATAgaaaactagtggtggatGGTGGTGAACCATGGCGCCTTTTGTCCTCCATGTGGCTACATGCCGGGCTGATTCATCTGTTTGCCAACATGCTCAGccttgattttgtaggacttCGGCTTGAGCGGGACTTTGGATTTT ACAGATTCGTATTCGTGTATGTGCTAGCTGGGTTAGGTGGAAATTTAGCGTCTTGCCTTAATATTATCAAACACGACTGGTCAAGCAAGACTATATCAGTTGGCGCATCTGGGGCAATTTTTGGATTGTTGGGAGCTTCCCTTTCTGAGCTCATCACAAACTGGACAGTCTATGACGATAAG TGCTCAACAATCATGATACTCATCCTCAATGCTGCCCTGAACTTGGCTATTGGGTTTCTACTTAAGATGGACAACTCAGGTCATGTAGGAGGACTCGTCGCCGGATTTTTCCTcggttttgttctttttgtcaaGCCTCAGTTTGGATATGTAAGCAGCAAGTACATTCCATCATACCATCAAGTCAAACGTACACCAAGGCACAACTTCTGTCAATATTTTCTAGGGCTCGTTGCTTTGGCCGTGTTGGTTATTCT ATATGGAGTTGGCTTTGGTAAGCTATTCAACATAAAGGAGATTAAAGAGCATCTGCCTGACAGCGTAAAAAACTATTGA